DNA from Leptospira bandrabouensis:
TTTTTCGTTTCATTTGAAATGAATTCAAACATAATCTCAAATGAAGTAGTTAATTCCTCTAATGATGCTGCCGACTCTTCTGATACTGAAGCTAACGAAGAAGCGTTATCGGAAACAGAAATAGCATCATTCTTTAATTGAAAGGATGATTTTTCAGCATTACTCACGGATATTTTTAATTGGTTCATAATCTGATTTAGATTAGATAAAAATAGGTTGATCGAACCTGCTATTTTACCTATTTCATTTTTTCCAAAATCTGGGATCGTTTTTGTTAAATCAGCTTCCCCACTTGAAAGTTCATTTACTTTAGATAGTACCATTACCAAAGGTTTGTTAATGCTTTGAAAGATAAAAACAACAAAGAAACTAGATACAACCAAAGACCCTAATGCCAAAAGAATGTTTATATTTCTTTGGAACGATAATAATTGAATTCGATCATTAACTAGTTTTTCAAGAATTCCAATGGAACTGTCTTGGATTGTCCCAGCAATCAATGTTCCTTTGTGAATTGTTGTGAATAAGTTTTCTGAAGAAGATGGTTTGGTGGTTGATTGGATAAAGGTTTTTTTAAGTTCTTTTACGTAAGTTTCGCAAGATGTATTCGCAATATTTTTTGCTTCAGTTAATTCTTTTTCATAAGGAGATATGTCTTCTATGGATTTCGTATATGATTTTTGTATTTCCTTGCAAGTTGTTTCAATAAAATTTATAGATATTAACGCTTTTGTGTAATTAACACTAGAGTATTGATTGTTTTTATGATTCGCAGTTGTATATTCATCACGAACAATTTCCTTTAAAGTTGCTATATTTTTTAAGATTTCAGGCACTCGAAAAAAAATAATTTCCATTTGATAGTAAGAGTTTACTTCGGGATCTAAAATTAGATTTGAAAAATCACCAATCTTTAGTGCTAATTCTTGTGTATCATTCAGAAATTGAATGCTAGTGGATGGATCAAAAGACTGGATCGTTGTATACTTTTTCCAAGCATTCAGTAATTTTGGATCCTCTGCGAGTAAATTTGATTCTTCGATTTTCTTTTTTGCCGTTTCGATAAGAGGAATTAAGTTGTTTGTCTCCTCTTCTCCAATTTTAAGCCGTTCTAATCCCTCTCTATAGGTTAAGTAAATAGGTTTTAATGTTTGAATGCCTAGTTCTTCTTTTTCTGCAAATTGAATGGTTCCATTCAGTGAACGTACTAAAATGAGCAAAATGATGAATAGTGATACAATGAGTGGCAAAGGTAAAAGTAATAATCTAATTTGAATCGAAAATTGGGAGAGAAGTTTTGACATAAGACTTGATATCTTCCTGTAGTGGACGAAATAAAAATCGATATAGTTTCTAACGATAATTGATTTTCAATAAATCGATCATTTAATTTTATAGAGTATTGAACGGAGGGTTTATGAAAAAATCCCTGATACTTGTATGTTTGTTAACCGTAATTTCCTGTGCTCGCACTTTGGAAGTTAAAAACCAGGAAAGCCTTTTTGAAAATTGCATGAAAACTTTCAAAGATGAAGTAAAGTGTCGCGAATTCATGTCAAGCTCAGCAAAAGAAATTCAGTCTGAAGAACAACAACGCGAAGCGACATTAGCACAGCTAACGAAAGAACAATTAGCTGGGATGAAACTTCGAAAGGATATCAAAGACACATTACCTGGGAAAAATGGTAATTTTGTTAGAGAATACATTGGTGATCCAGACGAGATTAAACGTGGTGGTGATAGAGAATATTGGGTATATAAACGTCCTATCAGTAAGTATGACAGTGAATCGCTTCCGGATAGAGAAATCACCGTTATATTTCGACGTTCTTTTGTTGAAAAAGTAGATTATAGAAAGCCATAACATTAGTTATTGATTTGTCCTTGTAACTTTGGCATTGTTTTATTTCAGTTTAGGTTTTGTTAGAGTTTACAGAGAAAGGGTAAAATTAGTCAGGAGATAATCTCTCCTGACTTCAGTGTTTACTAGTATACTAAGTAATCTTTTAAGTCTACTTCAACGCCTGCCGTTGTAGTATACTTTTTGTTACAAGCGGAAAAAGCACCAGCAAGGGCTTGTTGCGCAAGGCCATAAGTGAACTGTGGTAAGCTACATGGTTGAATTGGATCATTTACTTTAGAAAGAACGCACTCTTTTAATGCTTTCAGTTGTTCAGTTGTTTTTCCTTCCAACTTTGTTGAGGCGCAACCTGTGCCAGCGTTAAAGTATTCTTTTCCACCTACACATGAGTTCGCTGCAGTATAAGCAGCAACACAATTAGCTTTAACCTCTGAGTCGATCACCGCATTGTTTACCAAGTAAAGTAGTGCCGTTGGGTTATCTTCTTTTTTGGAACCAGATTCTGAGCAGCTAACAAAGTTTGCTGTCATAAGGAGAACCAAAGAGATTCCTACTAAACCAGATTTAAAGGATTTGTTGTTCATTTTCATCATTTTCTCCTTAGAATTTAGCTACCATACCGACAATAATACCGTTTTGGTATGAAGCCGGTCTTCCGGAAGTGTCTACGAATTGTTGACCAGGACCCCAATCTCTTCTTAAGTCTACTTTAACTTGTAGGTTTTCTGTTAGGTCAAAAGTAGGTGTGAAAGTTAGAGTTTTGATTTGTCCATAGTTACTAACTGCTCTTGTTCCAATAGAATCTTGGAATTTAAGGTCATATCTGTCTGCAGGAGTTACCGCAAATAGAGGTGGGTTTACTACGAGTGATCCACCGTAACGTTTGTCATCAAGATACTCAAAACGGAAACCAAGTGCAAAGAAGTTTGTGAACTGATATTTAGCTTGTAATTGGTAAGTTTGGTAAACTCTTTTGATTTTGTTTTCTCGGCTTAGGTTTGTGTCTTTTGTGAGACCAGCAGCAACTAATCCTGGATCTAAATCAGGAACAAGTCCTGGCATTGCTGTATCTAACTTAGTTTTAGTAACTCCACCTGCTTCGTAACCATACGCCGCTGTGTTAGTTTGACCAGTTCTTTCACCATAAGTATAGTCAAAGATCGTTGTTAATTTATCAGTTGGTTTGAAGATCAAAATTAAGTTTTGAATCATCCAGTGGTCAGCATGGAACGATGATTGTTTAGGAAACGATGTTCCGGTAGATTGTTCAAGATAGTATAAAGAATTGTTTTGTCTGCCTTTGATGTTATCATTAGCTTGCAATGTGTTCCATACAACTTGAAACTTATCTGGCACAACATCATACTTCACTTGAGTTCCAATCGCTCTGGTAGGGTTTGGACCATCAGCATAAGCATGTTGTGAAGTGCTAGTTAAACTAGATCCACCCGCTGCATCCCCGTAAGGCGATAATCCATTGTAACCAAATTGTTGGCCGTTTCCAGTGTAGCCAGTTCCTTGGGCACTGTTGTAAAGATAAAGACCAGTTGATAGTCTATCGTTGATTTGGAGGTTTGCCCTCGCACCTGTATGGATAAATGGGATTGTGTTAAAGAACACATAACCAATCGTGTAAGCGATGTTATCCTTTGAGTCAAGAAGTTCCAATCCGATATGTGTTGCCATTTTACCTACGTCAACTGTCAACCCTTTGAAAACAGGGAAGTATGCTGAAACATAAGCTTGTTGTAACAACTGCATATTATGAAGAGAGTTAGTTGTTTGGTACGGACGCTCTTGATACATGTTGTTTTGTCCGTTTTGCATGTCTAAACGGAAACCCCATGGACTTTCTTTATCCGCCAACTTCTCCATAGAAAGTTTTACTGCATTCACAGCAAACTGCTTGTTGTAAGTGTGGAATGTTCCCGCTGTATCTTGGGTAGCCCCTTGCCGGTTATTTGTAGTATAGTTATAATATACGTCCACATATCCGGAAAAATTTACCAACTCATACCAAGACTTATCCTTTTCCTTTTTATCCTGAGCAAAAAGGGAAGCCTGGGAAAATAAGGTAGCAACAATCGTCGCCAACAGAGTGTATTTATTTCTCATTTGCCATTTCTCCTATGTGAACTTGTTGTGCAAGTTGTGTACCAGGTTGGCGAGGTTGCCTTAGGTCATAGGAAGAAAAAAAGAGAAACACTGTATTTGAATGGGTTCTTGGGGAAAAAAAATAAGTTTTTGATTAATTAAGGAACAATAGGAATTCCAGATTTTTAAAAAATATGAAATTATTTGGTCAGGTTGCTTATAAATTGGGCAGAGTGTAACAATAGTCTTGAATATTCATTTTCTTTAGGCGAGCGTAGGACAAGTTCTAGGAGTTGGTTTAAAATGACTCCGTACTTGGTTTTTGCCAGATCAGGGTAGGTTTCCGATAAATGATTACCATTCAATTTCATGTCCGTGAGGAGAAGGGGAGGTCCTTCTTCCCAAATTTGGACAAAATGTTTCACGGTGTCACCAAAAATAGGTTTAAGCTTTAAAATGAATTCTGGGGTGATAGGAAACCTTGTTTGAAAGTGTCGTTTAACGGGCGCAAGGAATTCTTTTTTCAGAATAAATTCATCATCTTTTTTTGTCTTTTCTGTGTTTTCCCACTTGGCTATTAATTCAAAGAACAAAAGACAGTCTTTTATATTTTGACCAGAAAATTTTAAAGTCCGAAGGATTGATTCCAACTCCTTTAAGGAGATTTTTTCTAATATTGCAAAAAATGAAAACGCTAACTGTAAACCAATTAGTTCTTTCGAAGTTTTGTCTAACTTTTCTAAGACATGATAATTTGCGGTTAGTATCTGCGGCAGGTTAGTGAGGAAAATTTGAAAGATGTTTTCGTCAACTAACAACTGTATCATGCGAGATGGATGGGGTCCGGAAAAAGATTTGAGTACTTCGTCCTGGAATCTCTCTAATGATATTTTTTTTGTAATGTGCTTAGTTTTTTGAATCGCATTTTTCGTTTCTGGTTCGATTACAAAATCTAACGTACTTGCAAATCTTAATGCTCGAATAGGACGTAAGCCATCTTCTGAAAAACGTTGGATTGGGTCCCCGATGGTACGAATTGTCCGTTCTTGGATATCTTTTTGTCCAAAATGTTCATCAACAAGAATTCCTGTAGAAATATCGAATGCCAAAGCATTCATTGTAAAATCTCTACGTTTTAAATCTTCTGACAATGTTGTACCAAATTCTACATTATCTGGTCTCCTACCATCAGTATAATCTTTATCAATGCGATAGGTAGTAATTTCGTAGTTGGTTCTATCTAAAACAACCGTTACTGTACCGTGTTTTATTCCTGTGTCTATCACAGTTCTAAATAAACGTTTTACTTGTTTCGGTTCGGCGTTAGTTGTTAAATCGTATTCTTTGGGAGCTTTACCCATGACAAGATCGCGAACTGAACCTCCGACAAGGTAACATTCAAAGCCTTCTCCTTTCAGAGCAGAATCAATTTGCACTAAGTGATTAAGAAATTTTGTAGGAATTAGGGAACGTAAATCTATTGGCAATTTCTACATTTGCCTCTGAACACAATTTCGACCGATTCTGTAGAAAAACCTTTCAAGTGTTTTGCGGATGGAATTCCATTCCAAGGATCATCAATACATTCGATTTTTCCACAAACGTTACAAATCAAATGTCCATGTGCCGCTGATACTACGTGATTCCCGTCCGACTTTAACTCAAAATAGGTGACTCGATCTGTTGAATGTAAGGAATTCAACAGATTTTTTTCTTCCAAATCAGATAAGGCTCTATAGATGGTGACTCGATCCCAGGATTCTTCTTTTGGAAGTTTTTCCATGATTTCTTGGTGATTGAGGGGCCTTGGGGATCCTTGAAGAATGGACAAAACTTGTTCACGATTTTTCGTTACTTTCAGTCCGATTTTTTTTAGTATTTGAGAAGGATCGCCTGCCATGATTTGTTTATCCTGTGGTGGGGGGAGATTGTCTATTCTAAAATCACGTTTGCTTTCCAGATTTCCCAATACCGAATTCCCATTTGAGTATGGATTTGTAAGAACTCCTCAATTTCCTTACCCTTTGTTTTATCCACAATGACAGGGGCTATTCCCAAATCCAATTTACGATTGAGGATGGAATCGATTTCTTCTTTAGCGGATTTCGTGACTTGGTCACAATCGTCTTTACGATCTACCAGTTGGTTTTTGTTTTTTTCGCAGAAAGTTGCTGATACGAAGGAAGATTGTGATTCTAATAATTCATCTAATTGACGAGTGGCGGATTTTTTGCACTGAGTTAAAGAGGTGGTTATCGAAACGACTAAAAAAGTCGCCATCCAAATTCGAAAAATCAAATCTTAGAATCCTGTGCCAAGTTGGCTAGTTGGTCAGCTCTCGTATTTTGTTCGCGCGGAATGTATTGAATTTCAAAATTTTGAAACGATGATTTTAAGGAATCGCATTTATTTTTAAACACAAGTAGATCTTTGTTTTTAACTTTATATTCGCCTTTCATTTGTTTGACGACAAGTTCAGAATCTAATCGGAATTTAATCTTTTGTAAATTCTGTTTGATTGCTTCTTCCATTCCTCGGAACAATGCTTGCCATTCTGCAACATTGTTCGTTGCATTTCCAATTTTTTCCGACAGGAAAAAAAATTCGATTCCATCATTGTTTTGAAACGAAACCCCGATCGCAGCAGGGCCTGGATTTCCACGGGAACTACCGTCACAGTAAATGAAGGTTGTATCTTTTGACGACATAGCCAACAGTCTTTTTGTGAACTCAATCTTCACCAATCAAAAACCTGAACTAATCATAAAAAAAACTTTTAGATTTTGAATTATGAAGGACTTTTTTCCGACTCCGTGGTAAACGGAGCGTATTGGGTGGCGGGTGGATAACCCCACCCAGTCCAGATAGGGCGGGGACATCTACCTAAAAATCCCAACCTCCCCTAAAAAAGGAATTATATGACCGAACGGGGATTGGGTGCCCTCACCATGTTTGAAAACCGCCTTCGTAAATTGAAGAAGGAACGCGAAAAGTGGGCAAAACGAGAATCGATTACATGTTACCGCGTTTATTCTGAAGACATTCCACAAGTTTCTTGCATATTAGATCGCTACCCGAACGGGTTCGTGTTATATGATAAAAGTTCTGTTCGCTTTCAACTGGAGGATGGGCATGATGAACGTTTTGATCGAATTGCCGCGATTGTGAGAGACGTATTTCAAATCACAGAAGACCAATTGTATTTAAAAAGAAGGAAAAAACAAAAAGGATTAGATCAATATGACAAATTGGCCATTGAAGGAAATTATGAGTGGGTCAATGAATCTAATTTAGAATTTAGAATTAATTTATCTGATTATTTAGATACGGGACTTTTTTTGGATCACCGTATCACGAGAGATTGGTTAAGAAAAGCCTCAAAAGATAAATCTGTATTGAATTTATTTTCATACACAGGTGCATTTTCCGTCTACGCAGCGTCAGGTGGTGCAAAAAAAACAAAAAGTGTCGACCTCTCGAAAACTTACTGCGATTGGGCATTGAAAAATTTAGAACACAATGGCTTCCAATCTTCTAATCACCAAATTATAAATGCAGATATTTTGCAATGGATCGAAGAGGAAACTAAAAACCCTAATAGAGAGCGTTATGATTTAATTTTCTTGGATCCTCCCACCTTCTCCAATAGTAAAAAAATGCGAGAGGAATGGGATGTACAAACAAAACATAGAAATCTTCTTTTATTACTTTTAACAAAATTTCTTACTGAAAATGGAGAAATTTGGTTCTCTACCAATTTTAGAAAATTCAAAATGGAAGTTGCTGACGAGGAGTGGAGGGAACGAGGTTTCCTTTGTATCAATCGTTCCAAAGAATCAATTCCTGCAGATTTTCGGGATGAAAAAATCCATCAGTTATTCCGCATCAAACCTGATCCAGCCGTAAAAAATTAATATTTTACAAAGGGATCAATCCGTTCTGCTAGGATTCTTCGATTTTCACCAGACTGCAAAGACAAGATTCCTCGCATGATCGCCTGTCTTTCGTTACTCTCTCGTTTGGCGACAACTTTGAGTTGGTTCGAAATAGGGAGTAATATTAAGTTTGCAAACGAGATCCCATAAAATGTGGCGATGAAGGCTGTAGCAATTCCTTGCCCCAGAACTTTTGTGCCTCCATCTAAATTTTCAAGAACCGTAACAAGGCCGAGTACGGTTCCAATGATACCGACTGTAGGTGAAAAACCTGCGGCAGTTTCAAAAACTTTCGCTGATTTTAAACCATTCTTTTCTTCTTCTTCATGTGCTTCCCATAGAATTTCTTCAATCGTCCTTGGATCTGATCCATCCACAATCAATTGAATCCCTTTTTGTAAAAAAGGGTTTTCTAATTTTTTGGCTTCATCTTCTAAAGATAATAATCCATCTTTTCTAGCTTTTTCCCAAAAACGAAAAAATATTAACTTTAAATCCCTTTCTTTTTTTCTTGAAAGAGCAAAACGTGTGTCCCTTACTGCTTTCGTTACTTGGGAAATGGAATAGGATGCAAACGTAGCACCTAACGTACCACCTACGATCAGTAGCATTGCAGGGAGATGAAAAAAAGACCTTAAGGAAGCACCTTCTATTAAAATAGCAACAAATACCGATAAAACGGCAGCTAGGATTCCGAGTAGTGTTGAATGGATCATTGAATTCTTGCCTCTCTCACATCAGGTCGAACACTCAACCTTCTAAGTGAATCTTTTTTTTCTATAACTTCGTTCTTTAGTCTCTCCCAAATTACTGAATCTGGGTTTTCTCGTATTCTAACTGAGATTAAGGGTTCTACTTCTTTCCAGTTTTCTTGGTTGATGAATAGTCGAACGCGCGCTAACTCTAATTCGTTTGCTTGTTCAATTTGATTTCTGGACCTATAATATTTTTCCAGTGCGCTCATTGTAATTAGAGCACGATTCCAATCTCTCAATGATTCAAACATAGGAATTAATGAGTTCCATGCAAATTCTTGAAATTCTGGATCAGAACTCAGGTCTTCGAGGATAGGAATATATTCTGACTCTGGCGTTGTGAATTTTAAGCTATTAAAAGCTATACGTAATAAGTCTGGTTTCGGTGGTTCAAATTTTCTTGCAATGGCAATGGAGTCTAACGCAAGTTTGTTTTGTTTTATGTTGTGATAGAATCTTGCGTATTCAGAAAAAGATTCATAGTAAAGATGTTTAATTTCAAGTGCATCCTTTCGTAAATCACCAGAAGAATACTTTAATACTGAATCTAAAACAGTGACAACTTCCGGAGCTGTTGAATTATCTAATTTTTCGTTAAAATACTTTAGTTTCCAATCGTTTGGAAGTGTTGAGGCAAATCCAATTTTGGATTCCATATAACTTGGGTAATAAATATCGAAATTCCAGTATGACTTCCTATTTAAAAGGGAGAGAGCATTGATATGGTGAAACTGATTGGATTTATTGCGAGTTGTTAGAATCATAAAGGGGTGTTGTTCTTGGCTCAACCTTTCAATATAAGAAATGATCTGTGATTGGTTGGAGCTAAGCCCTAAAACAACAGTTTTGCCTTTGATTTCAGAACGTTTCGGTAGAAAGGGGTTTGATTTAAATGGTAAAACAGATTTATAAAATATAAAATCTTCTTCATTAAACGCAATGTTGGTTGTTGCAAACGGAATAGGATCAAAGATTTCTTTTTTGGAAAACGGAGAATTGGTTCGTATTGTCGGTGGAGAAAAGAAAATTAATACAATGAACGTTGCAATAACCAACATCAATAATCTTGGAGTCCGAATGATGTGTTTTTGCATCAAGTATGGATAAATCAAAACAGGAACAAATAACAACGTTAATATAGTTCGTAATCCCGTTGGTAAATTCCAAAAGTATAATAAAAAAGAAAGGCCTAGATAGATACTTGTTTCCAATCCTATAAAAAGATATTCTTTGTATGGAGTTTTGTTCGGTTTGAAAAAGCCAACTATGGAGCCGGTAATGATACATAGTGCGATAAAAAAAGAACTCCAATAGGTTTGATAAATAAAAAAGAAAAAAGCAAATAGGAGTGCAACTCTTCCAATAAAAAATACTGCTTTTGTTTCTTTTTTTAAACCGCCAAGTAAAGACAATACTCTACCGAAAATCACAGAAAAAGAAATAGAGAGGATCAGTGGAATTTTTGGTCCAGGTTGAAAATAAATATGTAAAATACAGTAAGAGATAAGTAAAGAAAGTGCAGATCTGTAAAAAGGTGCAAATAATGGGTGTTTGCCGATCTTCGAGCGAATTTTGTAAAACTTGCTAGAATAGGGGCTTCGTTGTACAAAAGTACTTATAAAATAGAAAGATAAAAAAATGTATAATACACCTAACAAAACTTTCATGGAATAGTTTTGGTTTGGTTCGAACAACGAATAAAAAGTAAATACTGTCACACCAAGTGCAAAACTTAAAAAACGGAAATCACGTAAGGAGCCGCCATAAATTCCTACAGAGAAGGCGGATAAAATACCGCTGAGCAAAACAAATTCAAAAGAAAAAATATAATCGATCAGAAACTCTGCAGAATTGGCTCTAAAAAACCAAAAAATCTGTATGACTGCAGCAACTAACAGTGCAATCGCTAATCCAGCAGGTAACGTCTGTTTGTATTTCCTATAAATAAATCCTGCCGAAAATGAGATCACAAGTAGAATCTGTAATACAGGATACGCAGTGTCCGTGCGATCGATAAGAGCTAGTTCAGACCCGGCTACATAAAAAAACAGAGAGAGTGCGTAACCGATGGAAAGGCTAAGACTAAACTCCAGTGAAGGGAAGAGGCCGGTTTCCCAGAAACGTTTCCATTGAGAATCCATAGAATTTGCTACCAAAGATGTTTGATAGCCCTCATTCGCAAACTAAAGAAAATCTAATTTTATTTGGCGGTGCACAAAATGTTTGACCAAATGGACCCTTATGCCGATTTTGACTATAACTATGCTCACGTTTTTATCTATATCGTTTTTGGTTCTATACGGCTTTGACATTTTGGTTTTGTTCTACTTCGGGTTACACACTTACCTCATGGTTTTTTTGTATAGCAGATACAAACAAAACTGTGCGGAAGATGAAACCAAGTTGTTATCGATTAAGGATAAAAACCTTCCAACGGTAACGGTTCAATTACCAATTTTTAACGAGTTTTATGTGGTAGATCGATTGATCGAATCAGCCTGTAACTTAGAATACCCAGCAAAAAAACTACAAATCCAAGTCCTTGATGATTCCACAGATGAAACCATTGAAAAGGTGGCAAATCTTGTTTCTCAGTACAAGAAAAAAGGAATTTGGATCGAACACGTCCATAGAACCAATCGAAAAGGACACAAGGCCGGTGCTTTGGATGAGGGAATGGCAAAAGCTAAAGGCGATTATATTGCCATCTTTGATGCTGATTTCACTCCTGATTCGGATTTTCTTCTCCGCACCATGGGTTACTTTGATGACGAATCCATCGGAATGGTTCAAACTCGCTGGGGCCATATCAACGAAACTTATAATATTTTAACCAAAGCGCAAAGTTTTGGAATCGACGGTCACTTTATGATCGAACAAGTCGCAAGAAACGGTGCAAGCCTCTGGATGAACTTCAATGGAACCGCCGGAATCTGGAGACGTTCTTGTATTGAAGATGCCGGTGGATGGGAACATGATACACTCACAGAAGACTTCGATCTTTCTTACCGTGCCGAACTCAAAGGTTGGAAGTTCCGTTACATCAAAGATGTAGTTTGTAAAGCAGAGATTCCTGCGACTATGAACGCATACAAAGCGCAACAATTTCGTTGGTGTAAAGGTTCCATCCAAACTGCAGTGAAACTCATTCCACGCATTTGGAAGTCCAAGGAGTCTTGGAAAATCAAAGGGGAAGCAATCACCCATTTAATTAATTATTCTGTTCATCCTCTCATGATCATCAATATCCTTCTCACAGCTCCTCTCCTACTTATGGAATATTGGGCAGGGTTTAAGATGGATGACCTCCCTATGGAAATTCTATTTGGATCCGCCGCGGTTCTTTCCGTTGGCTCTATGGGACCCGTGATTTTTTATGCTTATTCCCAAAGAGAAATCCACAAAAACTGGAAATCCAAATTGGTTTACCTTCCTATCCTTGTGATGATTGGAACGGGAATTGCAGTTATGAATACCTATGCTTGGGTAGAAGCTGTTTTTGGCATCCAATCCGGGTTCAAACGAACTCCGAAACTCCGAATTGAAAAAGAAGGGGATAGTTTACAGGACAAAATCAAATACGTGGTTCCTGTCGATTACCGAGCTTTCCTCGAATTCTTTATGGGAGCTTATTGTGTATTTTGCATTTATTTATCCTTCATGGTCGGAAAACCATACATGATCGGTTTTATGGTTCTCTATTCCATTGGATTTTTCTATGTCTCTTACCTCTCTGTTGCAGAGTCGTTTTGGAAATTTAAACCAGCGACCAAAGCAGAAAAGGAACTTCGTGCCGTCGCTTAAGGAAAGAGCGATGGTACTTACTTGACGAAACCTTTCCTTCCAAAAAGCTGTAAATTCAACCTAGGTTCAGGGGTCATCCATGAGTGAAAAAGTCTACTGCGCGAACTGTTTGCATTGTGTTGTCGTTCGCCAATACGAATCGGAGCAAGATAAATACATTCTTCGAGTCAAATGTAACAAGAAGAAATGGTCAAAACGTTCCGGTGAAGAAAAACTTTATAAATACTTCACTGTAGCTCGTCGTATGCAAACCAACTGCGAGTATTATGAAGAAATGGGAGAGATTCTACCTTATATCAAGAACTTGAAAAAAGAACTCCCTATCAAAGACGAAATCTACATGGTGAAAGCCGTCTAAATTATTATTGGCGTGTTGTTCCCCAGGTTACCTCGCGCCTTCGCTCGCAAACTTCACAAAACTGAAAATAAAAAAGAACGGACGATTCAGGGTCAATTCCTGATCCCCGTTCCTGCGGGCAGCGTTCTCTCTGATTCCTATCCCACACGTGTGGTTCATGGTCAAGTTATGCTTGCACATAACGGAAAGAAGGTGCTTGCTCCAGTGAATGGAGTGGCAAGTCTTACTGCAGACCAAAAGTTTTTTCAGATCAAACAAGATGGTTCTTGGTCGACTACTTCGCCTTACCAATTTCGACAATATGATCTCCCTACACTTTTAGAATCCTTTGACGAAGGTGCGTTATACTCCTTGGATTTGTTGGAAACACCTTTAAAGGATTACTTTCAAAAATTCAGTAAAGATTCTACTTTTAAAATTGTATTATCACCATTTTGCAGATACCAACATCTCAATTTTGAAGAGATGATCCTGCGTGATATGAAAGTTGCTTACCAGGCATTTTTTGAACTTTTACAAATCATTTTTCCTAAAGCAGAGATATCCAATTTTTTTAAAGTACCATCTTTAGATTTTGAACATCCAGATGGAATACCTGAGTATTTTTTACACAGACAATTCCACGAGCCAGTGTTTCAAACTAGAAAGTCTTTGGTGAATCACGAAGTATTATTTTTAGGTGGAGAAACAATATTTCATATTTTAAGAAAGTTATATTATAATGAACCTTTTACCAAAAGGCATTTAGCTGTTTTTTTGGTGGATAGAAAAGGTCGAATGGATGTGGAACCTAGACGGTTCTTTTTGACAAATGGTCAATCGTTAGCTTTCATTCCTGCCAACTTAGACAAACGTTATAAAATTGCTTCCTTTGAAACTGTGTTCGAAGAAGTAAAACCTCTGGATGTAACTTCATTAGGATATTTCAATATATACGAACATTATTCTATTACACTTTATGAGAAACTTCCTGCATCTAGGAAAGAATTCAGCTGTATTGATTGTATGGAGTGTAATAATTATTGTCCAACTCATGCAAACCCAGTGCAACTCATCAAAGGAAAAACTGAAGAGTTTGAAAA
Protein-coding regions in this window:
- a CDS encoding methyl-accepting chemotaxis protein, whose protein sequence is MSKLLSQFSIQIRLLLLPLPLIVSLFIILLILVRSLNGTIQFAEKEELGIQTLKPIYLTYREGLERLKIGEEETNNLIPLIETAKKKIEESNLLAEDPKLLNAWKKYTTIQSFDPSTSIQFLNDTQELALKIGDFSNLILDPEVNSYYQMEIIFFRVPEILKNIATLKEIVRDEYTTANHKNNQYSSVNYTKALISINFIETTCKEIQKSYTKSIEDISPYEKELTEAKNIANTSCETYVKELKKTFIQSTTKPSSSENLFTTIHKGTLIAGTIQDSSIGILEKLVNDRIQLLSFQRNINILLALGSLVVSSFFVVFIFQSINKPLVMVLSKVNELSSGEADLTKTIPDFGKNEIGKIAGSINLFLSNLNQIMNQLKISVSNAEKSSFQLKNDAISVSDNASSLASVSEESAASLEELTTSFEIMFEFISNETKNINKITEEMKTIEGSISNIESALLQLTNLSIASTNLANIGNTSVQNTDNAMSEIRSVTKEITGIVDLITEISERTNLLALNASIEAARAGDAGMGFAVVAEEISKLADKTQSSVKNIKRLIEKSNAVVNLGANHVHETVNALGEIVEQSNRMQSGVNHLKVEMTTQSKSLLNVTTELNGLQEMAETIEFSSREQKKASEDMVNTINTLSGNAQQLANNSEDLNQVSQKIGEIASTIATVTNSFRTH
- a CDS encoding outer membrane beta-barrel protein, giving the protein MRNKYTLLATIVATLFSQASLFAQDKKEKDKSWYELVNFSGYVDVYYNYTTNNRQGATQDTAGTFHTYNKQFAVNAVKLSMEKLADKESPWGFRLDMQNGQNNMYQERPYQTTNSLHNMQLLQQAYVSAYFPVFKGLTVDVGKMATHIGLELLDSKDNIAYTIGYVFFNTIPFIHTGARANLQINDRLSTGLYLYNSAQGTGYTGNGQQFGYNGLSPYGDAAGGSSLTSTSQHAYADGPNPTRAIGTQVKYDVVPDKFQVVWNTLQANDNIKGRQNNSLYYLEQSTGTSFPKQSSFHADHWMIQNLILIFKPTDKLTTIFDYTYGERTGQTNTAAYGYEAGGVTKTKLDTAMPGLVPDLDPGLVAAGLTKDTNLSRENKIKRVYQTYQLQAKYQFTNFFALGFRFEYLDDKRYGGSLVVNPPLFAVTPADRYDLKFQDSIGTRAVSNYGQIKTLTFTPTFDLTENLQVKVDLRRDWGPGQQFVDTSGRPASYQNGIIVGMVAKF
- a CDS encoding CCA tRNA nucleotidyltransferase, with amino-acid sequence MPIDLRSLIPTKFLNHLVQIDSALKGEGFECYLVGGSVRDLVMGKAPKEYDLTTNAEPKQVKRLFRTVIDTGIKHGTVTVVLDRTNYEITTYRIDKDYTDGRRPDNVEFGTTLSEDLKRRDFTMNALAFDISTGILVDEHFGQKDIQERTIRTIGDPIQRFSEDGLRPIRALRFASTLDFVIEPETKNAIQKTKHITKKISLERFQDEVLKSFSGPHPSRMIQLLVDENIFQIFLTNLPQILTANYHVLEKLDKTSKELIGLQLAFSFFAILEKISLKELESILRTLKFSGQNIKDCLLFFELIAKWENTEKTKKDDEFILKKEFLAPVKRHFQTRFPITPEFILKLKPIFGDTVKHFVQIWEEGPPLLLTDMKLNGNHLSETYPDLAKTKYGVILNQLLELVLRSPKENEYSRLLLHSAQFISNLTK
- a CDS encoding Fur family transcriptional regulator, which encodes MAGDPSQILKKIGLKVTKNREQVLSILQGSPRPLNHQEIMEKLPKEESWDRVTIYRALSDLEEKNLLNSLHSTDRVTYFELKSDGNHVVSAAHGHLICNVCGKIECIDDPWNGIPSAKHLKGFSTESVEIVFRGKCRNCQ
- a CDS encoding ribonuclease HI family protein, whose protein sequence is MSSKDTTFIYCDGSSRGNPGPAAIGVSFQNNDGIEFFFLSEKIGNATNNVAEWQALFRGMEEAIKQNLQKIKFRLDSELVVKQMKGEYKVKNKDLLVFKNKCDSLKSSFQNFEIQYIPREQNTRADQLANLAQDSKI